The Methylomonas koyamae genome has a segment encoding these proteins:
- a CDS encoding chromate transporter, translating to MAGTVAAAVVSYFTYVPSFLFILAGGPLVETTHGNLKFTAPLTGVTAAVVGVIVNLAVFFAYHVFWRKA from the coding sequence TTGGCCGGTACTGTGGCCGCCGCCGTCGTGTCTTACTTTACCTACGTGCCCAGCTTTCTATTCATCCTGGCCGGCGGGCCGTTGGTGGAAACCACCCACGGCAATTTGAAATTCACCGCGCCGCTAACCGGCGTCACCGCCGCCGTGGTCGGCGTCATCGTCAATCTGGCCGTGTTTTTTGCCTATCACGTGTTCTGGCGCAAGGCTTAG
- a CDS encoding sensor histidine kinase has product MRKPQSLRAQLLARLTLPLIAVVVLDAAVSYFVALHYADRAYDSWLLDSAKSLAQEVKTQKDKVTFDLPPIAVEVFRWDAMDKTFFKVESAAAGFIAGDRALPGPAMAAMAADAPLFSDGEIQGRKVRIVSVLTASAGGDSGDVLVSVAETLNKRRGMMNEILLAVVAPQLLLLLVTGLHIWVGINRGLSPLHDLATLIGQRSARELNPIPDTNVPLEVRSLTHTINALLQRLGSALAAQQRFIENAAHQLRTPLAGLKVHAERALAADSPDAMKPALSHIKHSADRVAHLSSQLLVLAGSESVSQGSRPFRSLDLAALAKACCMDWVYKALEQEIELGFDAPRSRVSIKGDETLLRELLNNLLDNSICYSNPGGRINVTVLADPPGWVVKDDGPGIRPEEADRIFERFYRIPGSRGEGCGLGLAIVKEIADLHAARIDVGPGIDGKGIGISVCFGRQTRAG; this is encoded by the coding sequence ATGCGCAAACCGCAGAGTCTGAGAGCGCAGTTGCTGGCGCGGCTGACGCTGCCGTTGATCGCGGTTGTCGTGCTGGATGCCGCCGTGTCTTATTTCGTCGCGCTGCACTACGCCGACCGCGCTTACGACAGTTGGCTGCTGGATTCGGCCAAATCGCTGGCGCAGGAAGTGAAAACGCAAAAGGACAAAGTCACGTTCGATTTGCCGCCGATTGCGGTCGAAGTGTTCCGTTGGGACGCTATGGACAAGACCTTTTTCAAGGTGGAGTCGGCGGCGGCCGGATTCATCGCCGGCGACAGGGCGCTGCCCGGCCCGGCGATGGCGGCGATGGCGGCCGATGCGCCGTTGTTCTCCGACGGCGAAATCCAGGGGCGTAAGGTCCGCATCGTTTCGGTGCTGACCGCGTCGGCCGGCGGCGATAGCGGCGACGTGCTGGTGTCGGTGGCGGAAACCTTGAACAAGCGGCGCGGCATGATGAACGAGATTTTGCTGGCGGTGGTCGCGCCGCAATTGTTGCTGTTGTTGGTCACCGGGCTCCACATCTGGGTCGGCATCAATCGCGGCCTGAGCCCGTTGCACGATCTGGCGACGCTGATCGGCCAGCGTTCGGCGCGGGAACTGAACCCGATTCCGGATACCAACGTGCCGCTGGAAGTGCGGTCCTTGACCCACACCATCAACGCGTTGCTGCAGCGTCTGGGTTCGGCGCTGGCCGCCCAGCAGCGTTTCATCGAAAACGCCGCCCACCAATTACGCACGCCGCTGGCCGGGCTGAAAGTCCATGCCGAGCGGGCTTTGGCCGCGGACAGCCCGGATGCGATGAAACCGGCGCTGAGCCACATCAAACATTCGGCGGACCGGGTAGCGCATTTGAGTTCGCAGTTGCTGGTTCTGGCCGGTTCCGAATCGGTATCGCAGGGTTCGCGGCCGTTTCGGAGCCTGGATTTGGCCGCGCTGGCCAAAGCCTGTTGTATGGATTGGGTGTATAAAGCCCTGGAACAGGAAATTGAATTGGGATTCGACGCGCCGCGCAGCAGGGTTTCGATCAAAGGCGACGAAACCCTGCTGCGGGAGTTGCTGAACAATCTGTTGGATAACAGTATTTGTTACAGCAATCCGGGCGGCCGTATCAATGTAACCGTGCTGGCCGATCCGCCCGGCTGGGTGGTCAAGGATGACGGTCCCGGTATCCGGCCGGAGGAAGCGGACCGGATATTCGAGCGGTTTTACCGGATTCCGGGCAGCCGCGGCGAAGGCTGCGGTTTGGGCCTGGCCATCGTCAAAGAGATCGCCGATCTGCACGCGGCGCGGATTGACGTGGGTCCCGGCATCGACGGCAAAGGTATCGGGATTAGCGTGTGCTTCGGCCGGCAAACTCGAGCCGGCTAG
- the hsdR gene encoding EcoAI/FtnUII family type I restriction enzme subunit R, with translation MDSKDKKALSETDICDLFITPALRDAGWDALRQIRREVTLTPGPIVVRGNVSSRNKKKKKFADYVLYWEPGVPVAVVEAKDNTHTVSHGLQQALGYAEILHVPSAFSSNGDAFAAHNKVPAPNEDIETEFALDAFLPPDQLWQRYKQYRGIADQSESLVIQPYYEDSNSKQPRYYQVEAINRTIEAVANQQKRVLLVMATGTGKTYTTFQIIWRLWKAKQVKRVLFLADRNILVDQTLVNDFKPFGSVMTKIKNRKLDPSYEIYLGLYQAITGTADEDKIFKNVSPDFFDMIVIDECHRGSAADDSAWREILDYFKDAIQLGLTATPKETKYVSSSDYFGKPVYTYSLKQGIEDGFLAPYKVVRIDIDKDVDGWTPPPGMTDDLGNSIENRTYTRADMDRILVLNQRTKLVAKRVMKYLLATDPYAKTIIFCEDIDHAERMRVAIVNAAGQLAIDNHKYVMRITGDSVEGKAELDNFIDPESTFPVIATTSELLTTGVDAKTCKLIVLDKTISSMTIFKQIIGRGTRIDEEFGKYFFTIMDFKKATALFLDPDFDGEPVVIYQPEEDDDPVPPDPEPEDEPEGEEIEEPTGTYKIRVSGVDVKILAERVEYLGPDGTLMTESYRDFSRKQIQTEFASLDEFLQRWHGAKKKQAIIELLEEHGIVLDNLAAEVGKDYGDFDLIAHIAYDQPPLTRKERANNVKKRNYFTKYGDQARAVLNALLDKYADEGIASLENAKILKLRPFSDIGTPVEIINKVFGGKSQYETAIQELERELFSNQSR, from the coding sequence ATGGATAGCAAAGACAAAAAAGCCCTCAGCGAAACCGACATCTGCGATTTATTCATCACTCCCGCCCTCCGTGATGCTGGCTGGGATGCCCTGCGGCAAATCCGCCGCGAAGTAACCTTAACTCCGGGACCTATCGTCGTTAGGGGAAATGTCTCCTCCCGCAACAAGAAAAAGAAGAAATTCGCCGACTACGTGTTGTACTGGGAACCCGGCGTGCCGGTTGCCGTCGTCGAAGCCAAAGACAACACCCACACCGTCAGCCACGGCCTGCAACAAGCCTTGGGTTATGCGGAAATCCTGCACGTCCCCAGCGCCTTTAGCTCCAACGGCGATGCCTTTGCCGCACATAACAAAGTCCCTGCACCCAACGAAGACATCGAAACCGAATTCGCGCTCGATGCCTTTTTACCACCGGACCAACTCTGGCAACGCTACAAGCAATACCGCGGCATTGCCGACCAATCCGAAAGTTTGGTCATTCAACCTTACTACGAAGACAGCAACAGCAAACAGCCGCGCTACTACCAAGTCGAAGCCATCAACCGCACCATCGAAGCCGTCGCCAACCAGCAAAAACGCGTACTGCTGGTGATGGCCACCGGCACCGGCAAAACCTACACCACCTTCCAAATCATCTGGCGGTTATGGAAGGCCAAACAGGTTAAGCGCGTATTATTTCTGGCCGACCGCAACATTCTGGTCGATCAAACCCTGGTCAACGATTTCAAACCGTTCGGCTCGGTGATGACCAAAATCAAAAACCGCAAGCTCGATCCGTCTTACGAAATTTACCTTGGCCTGTACCAAGCCATCACCGGAACGGCGGACGAAGACAAAATCTTCAAAAACGTCTCGCCCGATTTTTTCGACATGATCGTCATCGACGAATGCCATCGCGGCAGCGCGGCCGACGACTCGGCCTGGCGAGAAATTCTGGATTACTTCAAAGACGCCATTCAGCTCGGTTTGACGGCCACGCCCAAAGAAACCAAATATGTTTCCAGCTCCGATTACTTCGGCAAACCGGTGTACACCTATAGTCTGAAGCAAGGCATCGAAGACGGCTTTCTCGCGCCCTACAAAGTGGTGCGCATCGACATTGACAAAGATGTCGACGGCTGGACGCCACCACCCGGCATGACCGACGACCTCGGCAACAGCATCGAAAACCGCACTTATACTCGCGCCGACATGGACCGGATTTTGGTGCTCAACCAGCGCACCAAACTGGTCGCTAAACGGGTGATGAAATATTTGCTGGCCACAGACCCTTACGCCAAAACCATCATCTTCTGCGAAGACATCGACCACGCCGAACGCATGCGCGTCGCCATCGTCAACGCCGCCGGTCAACTGGCCATCGACAATCACAAATACGTGATGCGCATTACAGGCGACAGCGTGGAAGGCAAAGCCGAGCTGGACAACTTTATCGATCCGGAAAGCACCTTCCCGGTTATCGCCACCACCTCGGAACTGCTCACCACTGGCGTCGATGCCAAAACTTGCAAGCTGATCGTGCTGGATAAAACCATCAGCTCGATGACTATTTTCAAGCAGATCATCGGTCGCGGCACGCGCATCGACGAAGAATTCGGCAAGTATTTCTTCACCATCATGGATTTCAAAAAAGCCACCGCCTTATTCCTCGATCCAGATTTCGACGGCGAACCGGTGGTGATCTACCAACCCGAAGAAGACGACGACCCTGTGCCGCCAGACCCGGAGCCAGAGGACGAACCCGAAGGCGAAGAAATCGAAGAACCCACCGGCACCTACAAAATCCGCGTCAGCGGCGTAGATGTCAAAATCCTTGCCGAGCGCGTCGAATACCTCGGCCCGGACGGCACGCTGATGACCGAATCCTATCGCGACTTCAGCCGCAAACAGATTCAAACCGAATTCGCCTCGTTGGACGAGTTTCTGCAACGCTGGCACGGCGCCAAGAAAAAACAGGCCATTATCGAATTGCTGGAAGAGCACGGCATCGTGCTGGATAACCTGGCCGCCGAAGTCGGCAAGGACTACGGCGATTTCGACCTGATCGCCCACATCGCCTACGACCAGCCGCCGCTGACCCGAAAGGAACGTGCCAACAACGTCAAAAAGCGCAATTACTTTACAAAATACGGCGATCAAGCCCGCGCGGTACTGAACGCCTTGCTGGACAAATACGCCGACGAAGGCATCGCCAGCCTGGAAAACGCCAAAATCCTCAAACTCAGACCGTTCAGCGACATCGGCACTCCGGTCGAAATCATTAACAAAGTATTTGGCGGCAAAAGCCAATACGAAACCGCTATCCAAGAATTAGAACGGGAGTTGTTCAGCAATCAGTCCCGGTAG
- a CDS encoding MerR family transcriptional regulator — protein MLEPSNNNELPVIPAKRYFTIGEVSDLCGVKPHVLRYWEQEFTELSPVKRRGNRRYYQRHDVLLIRQIRALLYEQGYTIGGARAHLASGSAKEDSLRTKQLIHQMIGELEDILELLK, from the coding sequence ATGCTGGAACCCAGTAATAACAACGAATTACCGGTTATTCCGGCCAAACGCTATTTCACGATTGGCGAAGTCAGCGACTTGTGCGGTGTTAAGCCACATGTTCTGCGCTATTGGGAACAGGAATTTACTGAGCTGAGCCCGGTCAAGCGGCGGGGAAACCGGCGGTATTACCAGCGCCACGACGTATTGTTGATTAGACAAATTCGCGCTTTACTCTACGAACAAGGGTACACCATCGGCGGAGCTAGAGCGCATCTAGCCAGCGGCAGCGCTAAAGAAGACAGCTTACGCACCAAGCAATTAATCCATCAAATGATAGGCGAACTAGAGGATATTTTAGAACTATTGAAGTAG
- a CDS encoding endonuclease domain-containing protein: MSLTSNARSLRKTQTDAEHLLWRHLRNRQLCGQKFRRQFPIDSFIVDFVCLEVKLIVELDGGQHAKQIEYDEKRTEQLQKRGFKVTRFWNNDVFQNTSGVLEAIRMALLSTVN; encoded by the coding sequence ATGTCCCTAACCAGCAACGCCCGCAGTCTCAGAAAAACCCAAACCGATGCCGAACATCTGTTGTGGCGGCACCTGCGCAATAGGCAACTGTGCGGCCAAAAATTTCGCCGGCAATTTCCCATCGACTCGTTTATCGTTGATTTCGTCTGCCTGGAGGTAAAATTGATTGTTGAACTAGACGGCGGCCAACATGCCAAGCAAATCGAATACGACGAGAAACGAACCGAGCAATTGCAAAAACGCGGTTTTAAAGTCACTCGCTTTTGGAACAACGACGTATTTCAAAACACCTCTGGCGTTCTGGAAGCCATCAGAATGGCGCTTCTGAGTACCGTAAATTAA
- a CDS encoding OpgC family protein yields the protein MESTLVPAQPRNRRLDFFRGVALLVIFVNHMPGNPWFWYTPSRFGFSDSAEIFVFLSGYVSAVAYGRCFGQAGLALGSVRVFLRCAQIYAAHLASFLAMAAICVFGNRWLPGTDYIQQLNIAYFFNDTQQAVFDLFALAYVPNYFDILPLYLVLLAWVPLAWSLSLVSKYLALAASLLVYALAWYYGLELSGEPNGGRPWFFNPFCWQLLFFSGFAFAAGWLPQPGYRPGLAWACALLAALAVPLAYEPFYTGHSLLLELRAHLEPLLDKSHLGALRWLHLLALAYLAGQIPAGIAARLERGPARWVADMGRQSLAVFLCGMALSYLGGMALDRAGREHLVTAAVNLAGIAVLMAIAQLLAWLETKPWQSAHRANVGREPTRPALWFGLGLKQAAALPVLVCAAATPLLLLRSQDGASPPVVAEAPPMAPPPSGELLKTGTTPASEDAEAVAQRQL from the coding sequence ATGGAATCGACATTAGTGCCCGCGCAACCGCGCAATCGGCGGTTGGACTTTTTTCGCGGCGTTGCACTGTTGGTTATTTTCGTCAACCACATGCCGGGCAATCCCTGGTTCTGGTACACGCCGTCACGTTTCGGCTTCAGCGATTCGGCGGAGATATTCGTGTTTTTATCGGGCTACGTCTCCGCCGTCGCCTACGGCCGCTGCTTCGGCCAAGCCGGTCTGGCGCTGGGCAGCGTCAGGGTATTCCTGCGTTGCGCCCAGATTTACGCCGCGCACCTGGCGTCGTTTTTGGCAATGGCGGCCATTTGCGTGTTCGGCAACCGCTGGCTGCCGGGAACCGATTACATTCAACAATTGAACATCGCTTATTTTTTTAACGACACGCAGCAAGCCGTTTTCGATTTATTTGCATTGGCTTACGTGCCGAATTATTTCGACATCCTGCCCTTGTACCTGGTGTTACTGGCCTGGGTGCCGTTGGCCTGGAGCCTGTCTCTGGTTAGCAAATACCTGGCTTTGGCGGCTTCGCTGCTGGTTTACGCCCTAGCCTGGTACTACGGCCTGGAACTGAGCGGCGAGCCGAACGGCGGCCGGCCATGGTTTTTTAATCCGTTCTGCTGGCAACTGCTGTTTTTTTCCGGCTTCGCCTTCGCGGCCGGATGGCTGCCGCAACCCGGCTATCGGCCGGGTCTGGCTTGGGCCTGCGCGCTGCTGGCGGCCTTGGCCGTGCCGTTGGCCTACGAACCGTTCTATACCGGCCATAGCCTATTGCTGGAACTGCGGGCACACCTGGAACCGTTGCTGGACAAAAGCCACCTCGGCGCGTTGCGCTGGCTACATTTATTGGCATTGGCCTATCTGGCCGGACAAATTCCCGCCGGAATCGCGGCACGCCTGGAACGAGGTCCGGCGCGCTGGGTGGCGGATATGGGGCGGCAATCGCTGGCGGTGTTTTTATGCGGCATGGCTTTGTCATATCTGGGCGGAATGGCGCTGGATCGGGCCGGCCGGGAGCATCTGGTTACTGCGGCGGTCAACCTCGCCGGCATTGCCGTCCTAATGGCCATCGCTCAACTGTTGGCTTGGCTGGAAACCAAGCCGTGGCAATCGGCCCACCGGGCCAACGTCGGCCGCGAGCCGACCCGGCCGGCGCTGTGGTTCGGTCTAGGGCTGAAACAAGCTGCCGCCCTGCCCGTGCTAGTTTGCGCAGCCGCTACGCCGTTGTTGTTGCTTCGGAGCCAAGACGGCGCAAGCCCGCCCGTCGTGGCGGAAGCGCCACCGATGGCGCCACCGCCGAGCGGCGAACTGCTGAAAACCGGAACTACCCCGGCTAGCGAGGATGCCGAAGCCGTAGCTCAACGCCAGTTGTAG
- the ihfA gene encoding integration host factor subunit alpha, whose product MALTKADIAEKLFEDLGLNKREAKEIVELFFDEIKRSLESGEQVKISGFGKFELRDKNGRPGRNPKTGEEIPITPRRVVTFRTGQKLKARVEAYAGTQ is encoded by the coding sequence GTGGCATTAACCAAAGCAGATATTGCAGAAAAGTTGTTTGAAGATCTCGGCTTAAACAAACGAGAGGCCAAAGAAATCGTCGAATTGTTTTTCGACGAGATCAAAAGAAGTCTGGAAAGCGGCGAGCAAGTCAAAATTTCGGGTTTTGGCAAATTCGAGTTACGGGATAAAAACGGCCGTCCCGGCCGCAATCCAAAGACCGGCGAGGAAATTCCGATTACGCCGCGTCGGGTTGTCACATTCAGAACAGGGCAAAAATTGAAAGCTCGAGTGGAAGCTTATGCTGGAACCCAGTAA
- a CDS encoding response regulator transcription factor, with protein MRILLVEDDQALADGLSHSLSEWGFDVTLARTGAFAVGALSTQPFELAILDLGLPDMDGREVLRELRGRRQSPMPVLILTARDGLNDRIGGLQLGADDYMTKPFELLELEARVRALLRRSQGGFDHDIRFGGLVLDTRQQQVKVRGELLQLPPREYGVLEALLLQAGRVVSKDHIAQRLAVRSEELADNAIEVYIHRLRKRLEPYAIGIRTLRGLGYLLEQH; from the coding sequence ATGAGAATTTTACTGGTCGAGGACGATCAGGCCTTGGCCGACGGCCTGTCGCACAGTTTGAGCGAGTGGGGATTCGACGTCACGTTGGCGCGGACCGGCGCTTTTGCCGTCGGGGCTTTGAGTACGCAACCCTTCGAACTGGCGATTCTCGATCTGGGGCTGCCGGATATGGACGGGCGCGAAGTGTTGCGGGAATTGCGGGGACGGCGGCAGTCGCCGATGCCGGTGTTGATACTGACGGCGCGCGACGGCCTGAACGACCGGATCGGCGGTTTGCAACTCGGCGCCGACGATTACATGACCAAGCCGTTCGAATTGCTGGAATTGGAAGCGCGGGTCAGAGCGTTGTTGCGCCGCAGCCAGGGCGGCTTCGACCACGATATTCGTTTCGGCGGCCTGGTTTTGGATACCCGCCAACAACAGGTTAAGGTGCGCGGCGAGTTGCTGCAGTTGCCGCCGCGCGAGTACGGCGTTCTGGAGGCACTGTTGTTGCAGGCCGGGCGCGTGGTCAGCAAGGACCATATCGCCCAACGCTTGGCGGTGCGTTCCGAAGAGCTGGCGGATAACGCCATCGAAGTCTACATCCACCGGTTGCGCAAGCGGCTGGAACCCTATGCCATCGGTATTCGCACCTTGCGCGGTCTGGGCTATCTGCTGGAGCAACACTGA
- a CDS encoding restriction endonuclease subunit S — translation MMHDLITKYLGLWTTAIASKASAGRGASSPPLSSVPKGHKGEGRGEGNPTSSRNAKYSAYGIKKLRELILELAVRGKLVPQDPDDEPADSLLARIKNELCSIENIKELPNLKRDSSTVDPREFQFDIPNNWIWCELQDISLFSNGKAHEQFFTEEPIYILINSRFVSNDGEVYKYVTERLSPLFENDIAIVMSDVPDGKALVRCFVVENSDRYTLNQRIGGIRTAKIMSVKYLALVLDRNPYYLQYDDGKKQTNLKKIQILSCPIPLPPLAEQHRIVAKVDELMALCDQLEQQQTDHLAAHQTLVQTLLGTLTQAADTAEFEQAWSRIANHFDTLFTTESSIDQLKQTLLQLAVMGKLVPQDPDDEPATKLLERIDQAPKRIMRTRNRDDEEGATQSETISLFELPSGWKWVPFGRLPLQACVGIDRGCSQQGPDKAYAYFKMNNIGNSGGVDLSDLTRIDATPDEVGAFALADGDFLFNTRNSRELVGKTCVFRTFSADPVLYNNNILRATFIDEFSPDFLDYWFRSPRGRAELEKLKSNTTNVCAIYQGKLSTLPCVVPPLAEQHRIVAKVDELMALCDALKARIAAAQTTQLQLADAIVEQAVA, via the coding sequence ATGATGCACGACCTGATTACCAAATATTTAGGCCTCTGGACCACCGCTATTGCCAGTAAAGCCAGCGCCGGACGCGGCGCTTCTTCCCCCCCCCTCTCCAGCGTACCCAAAGGGCATAAAGGAGAGGGCCGGGGTGAGGGGAATCCAACCAGCTCCCGCAACGCCAAATACAGCGCTTACGGCATCAAAAAACTGCGCGAATTGATTTTGGAATTGGCGGTGCGGGGAAAGTTGGTGCCACAAGACCCGGATGATGAGCCTGCCGATAGCCTTCTTGCGAGAATTAAGAACGAACTTTGCTCGATTGAAAATATTAAAGAGTTACCAAACCTAAAAAGAGATAGCTCAACCGTTGATCCCAGGGAATTTCAATTCGATATACCAAATAATTGGATATGGTGTGAATTACAGGATATTTCGCTTTTTTCAAATGGAAAGGCTCATGAACAATTCTTCACTGAAGAGCCTATCTATATTTTGATTAACTCTCGATTCGTTTCCAACGATGGCGAAGTTTATAAATATGTTACAGAAAGATTGTCTCCTTTGTTTGAAAATGATATTGCAATCGTAATGAGCGACGTTCCAGATGGAAAAGCTCTAGTACGATGTTTTGTAGTGGAGAACAGTGATCGCTATACACTAAATCAACGGATTGGAGGTATTAGAACAGCAAAGATAATGTCTGTTAAGTACCTTGCTTTAGTTCTAGATAGAAACCCCTATTACTTGCAATATGACGATGGAAAAAAGCAAACTAATTTAAAAAAAATTCAGATATTATCCTGCCCAATTCCTCTGCCACCTCTCGCAGAACAACACCGCATCGTCGCCAAAGTCGATGAATTGATGGCGCTTTGCGATCAACTGGAACAACAACAAACCGACCACCTCGCCGCCCATCAAACCCTGGTGCAAACCTTGCTCGGTACATTGACCCAAGCCGCTGATACTGCCGAATTCGAGCAAGCCTGGAGCCGCATCGCCAACCACTTCGACACCCTGTTCACCACCGAATCCAGCATCGACCAACTCAAACAAACCCTCCTGCAACTTGCTGTCATGGGTAAACTCGTCCCCCAAGACCCGGACGACGAACCGGCTACAAAACTTCTTGAGCGGATCGATCAAGCACCAAAACGCATCATGCGGACAAGGAACAGGGATGACGAAGAGGGCGCTACGCAATCCGAAACCATATCTTTATTTGAGCTTCCGAGTGGCTGGAAGTGGGTGCCGTTTGGACGGTTACCGCTGCAAGCTTGCGTCGGCATTGATCGTGGTTGTTCCCAGCAAGGTCCAGACAAGGCTTACGCCTACTTCAAGATGAATAACATTGGGAACTCAGGCGGAGTTGATCTCTCGGACCTGACCCGAATCGATGCAACACCCGATGAAGTTGGGGCGTTTGCCTTAGCCGATGGCGATTTTTTATTCAACACGAGAAATAGTAGGGAACTGGTCGGAAAAACTTGCGTGTTTCGGACTTTTTCCGCCGATCCTGTTCTCTATAACAACAATATTCTCCGGGCAACATTTATCGATGAGTTCTCACCGGACTTTCTTGACTACTGGTTTCGAAGCCCGAGAGGAAGGGCGGAACTTGAAAAACTCAAATCCAACACAACAAATGTCTGCGCTATTTATCAAGGGAAACTTTCAACCTTGCCATGCGTCGTCCCTCCTCTTGCCGAACAACACCGCATCGTAGCCAAAGTCGATGAATTGATGGCGCTCTGTGACGCCCTCAAAGCCCGCATCGCCGCCGCGCAAACCACGCAACTGCAACTCGCCGACGCGATTGTCGAGCAAGCGGTGGCCTGA